TCAGCTCCTGATAGGTTTGCTTTATAAAGGATAAAGCTTTAAACTTTTAACGAAGCTAATATTGATCTTTCAATTTTGTACTATGTTTGGTGTATCGCTTGTTTATGTTGAAATGTGGATAAATTTACACCAGCGTATAAACTCATAGTCTTATTTAAGAGAAGTCTGGAATACTAACAATAAATTGTCGCTATTTAACTatgaattattgatttttggccgatatgtatatattttaatttcctacttttaattgtatattttactataaaattcaCTTTAGGTTTCTGTATACtacattatttgtaatttaattttacaaaataattagcgTTTCGTTTTCTCTTACTGTGTGTTTCTAGACTTGCCTGAAAGATCATGTTTGTGAGCGTTAAAgcgtaaataaaaacagttttgttttaaataagagTAGTATCAGTGAGACCTAAGCGCTATTTAAAATCTTATGTAACCCAGATTGTTTTTGATTGACGAATAACTGAACAAACTTGGCAAGTGTTCTTTcgttattgtattgtaattgaTACTACCTGTGCTGTGGTCTGGCCCCGTTGACACTGTTGACCTAAATTTATGAGAAAATATGCGCCTACGCCATCCTATATCTTATTTACTGGTCTGTCCTTTACTCCATAAATAGTATGCATCTATAagatgaatatatatttgtctAAATAGACAAATACGTCTTTATTGGTCCCAGAATTtccttatattaatttgttgttttaatggattttttttacgaaagTATGACAAAATCTTATTCGTTACTGACGTACGGGATTATCGTTGACGCTAAGACTTGACCCTACTTGTCGGGAGagaaatacttatattaaatttattattactttaattaaaaaattctgCACATAAATTGCGAAggtttaaataatagttaccTTAACATAGTTCAAACGTAACGTAACTAATGGTTACtagaaaataacattttacgaATGACGGCCAGTTACCCGTAAAAGTGCGAATTAGCTGCCCCCTTACTTTAAGCAGACTATTACTTTGTAGCTGGACGGATTATAATAATCTTCATGTGTCCTTTGGCATATTGGCGAGGTACAGACACATTTCTTagcttttttgaatttatccGGTAACAATTGTTTTGCCTATCGAAATAGTTTTTCCTgctattatatgtataacaacgaattgtgtaaaaataaatataatcttacaGAATCAAAGAAAATTCTGAAGAGAAACTCTTGCACAAAAAGGACTTAGACGGGAACCAGCAGAAATATAAACTCAGTAACGTGTCGATATCAAACACAACAGCGACCGATGATGGGAACTACACGTGTGTAGCGAAACTAGGGGAGAAGAGGTCAGATAAAATGGTCATACTGGATCTAAGTTTTCCCGGAAAACTGGTGAGGAACACGGCCGATCCTATCAAGCAGAATGCGTCCGATCAGGTCAATGTGACCTTGGAGTGTGTTTTTGAAGGTAGagtttgtatatatgtatattttactgTTTAATGCCAACAACCGCTGTAGTTCCCTACTTGTAATAGTAATCTCAGTCTAAAATTCGATTATCGGCGTATGCAAGCTTGTTTAGCGGGCtcgaaattattaatattaataatatctataactTCCTTTCATTCAAATccttctaaatatatatttaattatgtttatcgAACTGAACCCCTGTAAAATTCTAGTTTTTATACACCTCAATTTGCGATTAGGTTATAAATGTACTATAAATCAATACTTATACAATCAATATAAAGTTTCGAAAAATATGGATTTGAATATATTCATGCACTCAACAGAGTTTACTGCATCTTTCATAAAGATATTCGCCGTGTTGACAGTTTTCACGAAAATACTCTCGTTTGTAAGAAATgtgatagttttatttttaacagttcAGGTCATACGTGGCTAAGCTCGCTAAGTACTGTAAAACAGTGTAATGATGTCCGGATGACTTTAAATCGTTTAAATCTCTAATATCTCTACTTCTAGTCTAAAATACTAAAGAGCAaagtttatttacttatttcatAGTCACAGAAccaagtagtttttttttttagaataaatatgAACCCTACCTAATTTTAATTCGTTTCAGTGTATAAACCCAGTGAAGTGAAATGGTGGAAACAggggaaaaatgatgaaatTACCGATCTTACAACGAAGCCGCCGAACAAAGTTAGTCTCAAAGAAATCCAAAGTAACTACGAACTTCGTATACACAGCCCCGAAGACAACGGGACCTACGTCTGTCAAATATTCGACAACGTGACGTCACTAAATATTACCGGAAACGTTGACGTCATAGTCTTCGCTCCACCCCAAGTCGTGATAGACACCGTGATACCAATCGGCGCTTCACAACTTTTCGTTAACTGGACGGTGAGGTCGTACAACTCGCCGATAAGGTTCTACAACCTGATGTACAGGAAGTTGCCCTCGACTGATTTCAGTCTTTACACAAGAGAGAAAATTGGAGTCAAGAACATATCGTTTGTCATGGAAGGCTTAGTGAATTCAACTAAATACCAATTAAAGTTGGAAGTGACCACTATGCACGGTCAGAGCAAGCCACACATATATGAATCGACCGTTCGGACTTTGGACAAAGATCCTATTTTCGTGCCGAATATTTCCATTAATGGATTTTCGGCGACATCGGTCACTATCGGTTGGGCTCCTCCGCCGGAAGACATAGCTGAGCTGATACACTATTACCTACTCGAAGCGAGGAAGATGGGTGAAGTGGCTCCACGGAGGGCATATCACTCTAGGGATAGTCGTAACTTGCCGTATATGTTTGATAACTTGGAACCACATAGCACTTATGTTTTCAGGGTAAGTCAAAtagtatatacattttttttaataaaatggaaacattacaatgacaaagagaaaataacttaaacattaaaagtaaaacacaACCTGCTGCATTAGTAAAATAaccacaaaatacaatttttaatttgacaaaAGCAAACATGACTGACGtacacttaatattatttattaatattaaacaaaaaacaaaattaaattacaaaaaactaaacaataatCGATATTAAAGTATGAGGGGAGCAATATGGATATCCAGacctagctcgtttatcagaatgcttaATCTGGACATTACAGACAAgcgtttttctttatatatccAGGTTTGCGCCTGTTCAGACTTCACAAAGCGATGTGGCAACTGGTCTGGTGAAATGCAGGCGGCCACCCTGGACGGAATACCCGGTCGACCTGCCAATGTGACCGTCCATTGCGCGAGTAGCTGGATCAATCTCACCTGGCAGCCTCCTCTGAAGCCCAATGCTGAGATTAAAGGATATACGGTAAGGACATTCACGCAGGACATAGTGTGCACCTTTGTagataaaaaatgattatatgAGTATTTAACCACGTTCTGAATATCAAGGGGGTTGAACTGATGAGAAGAGCTTGCAAGAAAGTTATGCCAGCATTTTGCCAGAATATTCTACCTTGCATTTGCTATATCTGAAAGAGATTGAGACAGCGTCTGTGAATGTTCCCGGACCGAAGACTTTCCAACACGTCAagtgagcgtttcttaaggcagtttctgctgcgcaccaccactgTGTGGATACAGCTGCCGaccgaagtatttccgaacaatATTgtcttagggtccttcaagaaaagagcatccctattcttaaaaggtcggtaACGCACTTGAGAGCCTTGTGGCAatgcgagtgtccatgggcggcggtatcacttaacatcagacgaGGCTCCTGCACGTTTGGTTAAAAAAACTGCCAACATTTATCGTTACATTCTGAAAATTTATGCAGTAGCTTTTGTGTTCATCACGAACAGACAAACAAAAGCTTTGCAGGAAGTAGGAATTATTTTATGGAAGCGGTGCTTTAATGAACTTATGTCCTTCAGATGGAGTTAACAGGAAACGCCACATACAGGGACCGGTATGGCTCCGTCAAAGAAGCCATGTGGGGCCCACTCACCAAGTTCAAAGCTAATGATTCCAGGAGTGTTCGGTGAGATTTCACTTTTCAatgacaatttattaaataacggattattattatttttacctagCGATTTGTAGTTAATAGAGATGACTGCgacatagatatttaaaaaaaagttcagtTCATCATTCCacagtataaaaatgtatgcttattattttacgatGTTTGCACGATAATAATGTTTCCAGGTTCGAAGATCTCCAACCGAACACAAACTACACGGTACGCTTGAGTGCGATGACTCGAACCCGTAGACGAGGTGAAGAAGAGACTAGGTATTGCTCCACCGCTCCGGCGCCGCCCGACTCACCACCGAGGCCCAGGTGGAGGAAGGTAATATCATCAAATCAACATTTTTCTTGAAAAATGAAACTTTATCTGTTCACAAATTTGACAAGATGTTTAGCAGTCATTCGCCCCGTAAACACACAAAAAGACTGTTTATGTTGTGATGCGGGGACTCAtctactaaaatatatgtaaaaatacattatacatgtcggagaatgaatattttgaaattcccgccactctgaagttagtcgtagaatgcggtgtggtatggtaaggtagactgtcaacgttgacaattgacaatacctagtctgtgtgatctaccaaatgtcagtggcgcgactgttttgtggcagtaagtgaattgtttagtcacttgagtttcgaatgtcgcctgcgccggacgtgcgcactgactgtgttataatgtcggacgatggtagtaacaccaattttgcaattattaatcgcgttgaatctgcgacataCATACTCACGGCTccaacatacatatatgtatatgtaaccttaacttaaaatttaatttattacacataaCTTTTGCAGATACTGGAGAACGAAAGATATATGTTTACCATGTATCTTCCAAGGATATCGGAGAGGAATGGACCCATCTGTTGTTATAGGTGACtacttagttttttttatgaattttaatatttggtaAACTCTTCTTTCTTTGATAGTCAACAAATCTGCTTATTTCAAAACATACCACTTCAAAAGATGTAAAGTAAATGTCATAAACACAAATCTCGTTCGTACATCTgctattatctatttatattctatGGTATGTCAaactattttatgtataaaattatatacaaaatgattGTTCACAGAGTGTACATGGTGCGTCTTCTGCCGCACTCTGATTGGTCAAACCTTCCTCCTGCCCGAGACATCAGTGTGCTCCAGTACGAGGAAGCTCATGCCGTACAGCCCACTTTGGGGGCTTATATCACCGATGTCTTCTCCAAGTGAGTACATCTTCATTAAtcatcaaaattttattatacttctGTCTACTGGATCTTTGTTCAAATCTTACTTCTAGTAGTTCTTgttggattaaaaaaaaatatttctctttaaCGTACCGTGTGTGTccaagttaaaattatatttttggacTGATtttattgtcaattgtcaaataagaattatttttaattccagCGATAGATTCCCACCAGACTCGGAAGTCATTCTCGGCGACGGCAAATCCATTTTCGATAAAGAAGATCCGGGCATCGTTCGACCGTCTTGCAAAAGATGTCTTCGTAAGCCGCGCCGGGTGTTAGACACCCCTGTAGTTCCTAAGACGACTACCACCGTCCCGACTACTAGAGATGACCTGTTCGAGGAGGAGATCGATACTACCGCTGAACCAGATCTGGAGGAGGAGAAAAGAGAGAGAAGATCGTACGTGGAGGTTGAAAGGTATGCACaaataagaaacaaatttaactgATTCTGAGCATAGAGCATAGAGCTTCTTCTGAGACCAAGTATGTAGTTACATagtttattcattcactcattGACTCACTCACTCTCTCACACATTTGCACCCACACACTCACTCATACACTAAGgcgtgttgataacagttgaaataaataaaataaaagatgtacttaaattatatataaatatattttaaggaatttataaTTGAGTTTTGGTTATaccccaaatcttacacattgtaatgcgtacttaaaataaataaacacatttttattttattttttatgttgaaATTCCAGACTTAACTGAAATGCCTCTGTTCTTTcgataatgttaaaaatcttaattaaaactaacaaGCTATCTCTTCTATCTTCTTCTAAGATGTGAGAAGCATCTTAACTACTGCAAAAGTCCAGTTATGGCCTCTTAGTAaaattttgaagaaaaaaaactttttgaatatgttaaatgcgataaacattattatgtaCGGCTTATGTTTCAGAGACTACATGAAGAATCCAATGATGATGGACAAATTGGTGGACGAGGAGCAGGATTGGGAAGAGGTGATCGTGAAGGACGGCATCTTGGATCCCGCCGCTAACTACACGTTATTCGTCGAGCTCATACGTAAGATTTATCTCTCGGAaacgatttattatttgtatgtatattatgtgttcCGTATCTGCAATAATTCCTTTTTCAGCGGGCAACGACCAGGACGAGGCCATCTACAGCGAATACGTTAACGTGCTGATGCCCGCTGCCACGCCCCCTCCGTCTACGCACAACGCTACTTTGGAAATTGCTCTACTGGTGAATACGAAGCATTGTTATATCAGAGATACTCCCGCATTAAGAAATTTTACGGCTGGTATTGCGGATATGTATCTGATCGTTTGCGAGGTGGTAGAGAGCGACCTCGGCAACTACTTAActgattttcatattttttttaccaattAAGCTGTAAATTCACAAAGATAACTATGATTGTGTTCTGGGATTGTTTGATAATGCCTACAAAAGTTGCGTCATATGTCTAACTTTCATATTATATGATatgatttatcaaaatattaaatgtttatggGCTACGAAGTACTTGTCATGACAGCTTAAGAGTGCCGAGATGATGGGGTATAGTCGAAAAGAACAAAACAATATCGAACAAACCTAGGATTCACTGAAAGACACTCTTAGACAAAGTTATGAACTTTCTCAGATTGTGCTTTCGTTTGGTCCGGGAATGTTAACTTAGTATATATCTGAACTCGTAAATCCACTTCAACGACTAGTGCTTATATAACTTAAGATCAATGCTTTGAATGCGTTTATTCCGTGGCAGGTGACGTGCGCGGTGGCCGGTCTAGTGATTGTGGTGATGGTGGGAGTGTGCGTGGTGCAGAGCCGATCTGCGAGAAAACTGCCGCCTCATCCGCATCACGCCAATCTCGAGATGAATCCCATACAGGCGGCTCTACGGTCAGTATATATTCTAATTTTCATAGTCCAAatgttttgataatattttagctgtttaatagaaaaatcgAGTAAAAGGatattttacgtaaaataaaatgaatatacaGATACGTAGTCGGTCATATTGGACGACAGACGACCGGAAGTGCCACGCCTCCCGACTTGCCTCCGATACCGAGAGATCAGCTTCCCGCCGCATACGCCGAACGTCAGGCGGACTCCGACTATGGCTTCCAAAAGGAATTCGAGGTAGATATGgagaaaacatttattcaattaCTAAACGGGGATTTCAAATATATGGTTTAAATCTCAAAGAACAAATCTCAGCTTATATTGAGGATTTTTTCTTCCTGTAACTggaagtatataaaaatggtGATTGTTCTTGAAGTGCATGTGTTTGATGGGTTtggttatttttaacaatggAGGTATTGATGACTTATTACTAGAACTATTCTTActatagatttttgtatttttatgtatgttaaatttgtattttttttatattttatagtaggGGTGAATCCGATATCGATATATCGGCGATACTTTGAGTTTCCCGATAGAACGATACTTTTTAACGcgctttaaaaaagtaatttaagcGCGCATCTTGTTTGATCTAGTTCGTTGCAAACGAGGCACGAGACGATGGTCTCTATGCCAGGGGAATCCCCGCGCTTCATTCAGTTTGTTGTCTCTCTCACCCCCCTTTGTCGCCGCGTTTTCCGTTTCGCTAGTCGCTTTAGTTGGCTTTTAACTGCTATCGCGCGTAGTATTTTTTCGataccaaattaaataaaatacagaataacATTAATCTTatcaatcttaattattaacagttatttatttattttaatttagtaaataattttatcttattcaaacttgatatattttaccttaatttttttttttaaataagcgtTTGGTATCGGTATCGTATTGGCCAACATACCTTTAGGTTTTTCTTCTTTCAATCTCTTCGTGTTTGTTCTATTTGTCTATCTAttgcttgtcacattaaatcttgtattttagttttcttaaCTACCAACGTAAcatatcagtgtgccgagcgttggaaggctttttccaataaaataaataaatatgtgtttaatttGCTTGTACTGTACGTCAAAGCATATCAAACgagactaaaatatttttttatttaattaaatttggtgTGTTTGTTCGGTCCTACATCGGGTACATATCTAACGACTGACCAGCGTCTAACCTAATCGCTTATCGCTTTGAGTGTAATCCTTAATCAGGACCAAACCGGGACAAGTTGTTGCAGATGCTGCCCGAGTGTTTCCCGGACAGGACCAGCCACGCCTCCGAAGCCCGGGAGAACCAGCCGAAGAACAGATACCCGGACATCAAGGCTTACGATCAGACCCGGGTGAAACTCGCCCAGATCGACGGAATAAGCGGCAGCGACTACATCAACGCCAACTATGTGATGGGATATAAGGTCAGTTCTCAACCCGGGCAACGTCGAATGGGAAAAAATCTCTAAATAAACACTACATAGCTTGATACATTGATACCTAACCcgctattatttaaatctaaaattggaagcataatatttttcatttatttgtatttaaaaaaatatagatagatTGTTACgtatactgtagatatagcattatatatgatgtgctgaacttgaataaataaatagatgtatgacgtatgtcaaaatccatttCACTTTTGACATAAGGATAACCGTCATTCCTGAGTTTGAATATGAAGTTTAGTAAATAGATctagaaaatatgttttaattcttCTACTTAACAAAAACCCTTGCACGGCGCATGAGTCCCCACTAAAAGCACAATATCTAACCTGTGTGTTTGTCTCTTGCTTACTAAGGACCCCTCGGACCACAACCAGGTACTGCACGAATCGCTCGCTAAGTTTTTTCTCATCCAACTGTTAGATTTTCTGCATAccttaaatcattttaaatgttttttttttcaaattgtaGTTTCATTATTTGTCAGATTAGTCTTAGTTGGTAATGcagcttttatatttttctatactcTTCACTTAAATTTTGCTATCAAGATTAGGATCGATTATGGACATTTTGTGAATTATGAGAGCAGGATATGTAAAAACCTAGACCACCGAGATATGGTCCATTGATCAAGatgatatgtttttaaaatataatatgtaattattattatattccattattttgagaatatattgtatttgtaagAAGAAGACTATTTTGTAGAAATGATCTAATGTTTCTAAAAAGCAGTCGAAAATCGAGTTCtgcaaatattgaaataaattaccaCAATCTGTACTAACGAAGTTTTGTCCCAGGAGCGGAAGAAGTTCATCTGCGCTCAAGGCCCAACGGAGACCACGGTGAACGACTTCTGGCGGATGATATGGGAACACGGCTTGGAACTGATCGTGATGCTGACCAACCTGGAGGAGTACTCCAAGGTGAAGTGCAGCAAGTACTGGCCGGACGAGGTCCGCGGGAGTCGGGCCTTCGGAAATATAACGGTTCATCATGTTTCCGAGAAGCGGTAAGTATATCACAATTGCTCTGTTATTAAAgtcgtttatttttgtttatatatatatatatatatatgtcgcagattcaacgcgattaattgcaaaattggtgttactaccgtcgtccgacattatagcacagtcagtgcgcacgtccggcgcaggcgacgttcgaaactcaagtgactaaacaattcacttactgccacgaaacagtcgcgccactgacatttggtagatcacacagactaggcattgtcaattgtcaacgttgacagtctACCTTACCATACCCCAACGCATTCTAcgactaacttcagagtggcgggaattttaaaatattcattctccgacatatatatatctatagaaTAGGAAGGCAAAGAAGCCAATAAAGGCAGTCATGGCAGCCCATGGACATCCATTTTTAGTGGTTGctttggaggtcgtatctctcagggaagacCCCCACCAGGAGTCGATATCAGAGTTCACTTCAAAATTGTTGTTTTggttacataatattactgtTGATTGGtgattattatcaatattgcaGATATTCGGACTACATCGTACGAGAGCTGAGGATATCGAAGCAGGCTGTGAACTCTGATGGCCAACCGGTCGTTGAGAATAATGGAAACGCTAAACGAAACGGAGGTCagaattcaatttttatttatttaggtggTTAAAAGAGCACTAGGAGACGAAACGGAATGCTTAAGTGGTTTGGCCAAGAAGGGGTGAATGAGAAGCTGTCAACACGTGAGGAGACCCTGGATCTCCTCTCCTCCCCTTCGGGAAAAGAACGtgatagtaaaaatatatgatttagAGGACGCTGAGGTATGATTGAGAATCTTTTAAAACACCTTTAGATCACAGCCATAAATTCCAGATTGCGGTATGGGCGAGCTGAGTGCCCCGACGTCCCCACAGACGAAGGGCGAAAGCCGTCTCGTCCGTCAGTACCATTTCCTCATGTGGAAGGACTTCGCCGCCCCCGAGCACCCTCACTCTATACTCAAGTTCATCAAGGTAATAGTTGTCACAATGGTTCACAGACACAGATGTGTGTCCCTTTATTTACAACTGACGCTCGTTTCAGCGCGTGAACGAAGCGTGGTCGGTGGCAGTGTCCCGGGAAGTAGTGGTCCATTGCTCGGCCGGTGTGGGTCGAACTGGGACACTGGTGGCTCTCGACTGCCTCTTGGAGCAACTGCGCGACACCAACTGCGTGTCCGTCTTCAATTGTGTGGCTGAGCTGCGGGCGCAGAGGAATTTCCTTGTGCAATCGCTGGTTAGtcataagtttaattattttagcatGTTTCATGAGTTttagcaacatatttatttatataaaagtattatgtccttacatatgaaattggcgttttgtatgggatgggatcaaatatgtatttttcttaaatataatctaattaattattcaacGTATGTACCATTGCTATCTTTTAGGTAGTTCACTGATCCCTTTGCTAAAAAAAACGTTCGGACGTGagtcaataaaatctttgagcGTCTTCGACTGGCCCA
This portion of the Pieris brassicae chromosome 6, ilPieBrab1.1, whole genome shotgun sequence genome encodes:
- the LOC123710705 gene encoding tyrosine-protein phosphatase 69D isoform X3; translation: MTVVHLVRKCPVTFALYFGCIALCYPVLAQDVAEILDLSSKGELGGLSNISCSVAPSEVQVEWLYNGEPVKFDERIKENSEEKLLHKKDLDGNQQKYKLSNVSISNTTATDDGNYTCVAKLGEKRSDKMVILDLSFPGKLVRNTADPIKQNASDQVNVTLECVFEVYKPSEVKWWKQGKNDEITDLTTKPPNKVSLKEIQSNYELRIHSPEDNGTYVCQIFDNVTSLNITGNVDVIVFAPPQVVIDTVIPIGASQLFVNWTVRSYNSPIRFYNLMYRKLPSTDFSLYTREKIGVKNISFVMEGLVNSTKYQLKLEVTTMHGQSKPHIYESTVRTLDKDPIFVPNISINGFSATSVTIGWAPPPEDIAELIHYYLLEARKMGEVAPRRAYHSRDSRNLPYMFDNLEPHSTYVFRVCACSDFTKRCGNWSGEMQAATLDGIPGRPANVTVHCASSWINLTWQPPLKPNAEIKGYTMELTGNATYRDRYGSVKEAMWGPLTKFKANDSRSVRFEDLQPNTNYTVRLSAMTRTRRRGEEETRYCSTAPAPPDSPPRPRWRKILENERYMFTMYLPRISERNGPICCYRVYMVRLLPHSDWSNLPPARDISVLQYEEAHAVQPTLGAYITDVFSNDRFPPDSEVILGDGKSIFDKEDPGIVRPSCKRCLRKPRRVLDTPVVPKTTTTVPTTRDDLFEEEIDTTAEPDLEEEKRERRSYVEVERDYMKNPMMMDKLVDEEQDWEEVIVKDGILDPAANYTLFVELIPGNDQDEAIYSEYVNVLMPAATPPPSTHNATLEIALLVTCAVAGLVIVVMVGVCVVQSRSARKLPPHPHHANLEMNPIQAALRYVVGHIGRQTTGSATPPDLPPIPRDQLPAAYAERQADSDYGFQKEFEMLPECFPDRTSHASEARENQPKNRYPDIKAYDQTRVKLAQIDGISGSDYINANYVMGYKERKKFICAQGPTETTVNDFWRMIWEHGLELIVMLTNLEEYSKVKCSKYWPDEVRGSRAFGNITVHHVSEKRYSDYIVRELRISKQAVNSDGQPVVENNGNAKRNGDCGMGELSAPTSPQTKGESRLVRQYHFLMWKDFAAPEHPHSILKFIKRVNEAWSVAVSREVVVHCSAGVGRTGTLVALDCLLEQLRDTNCVSVFNCVAELRAQRNFLVQSLKQYVFVYRALVEYAHFGDTEIPASRLKSAIDRLRNTPEASDKSLMEMEFEKLIRPPVIESAKSCAAGGGEEVRSRNRSTDCLPYDRNRVILAPLPGRDYSTYINASFIEGYDNSEGFIITQDPLPNTIMDFWRMVSEHNVSTIVMLSELGEGKCPRYWDDGTVQYEHISVEYEESESCPYYTRRHFTVTNNKSGDWCAVRQLQYHGWPTAAGHVPEVTRGLCELAERTQPSDHDNTRPVLVHCQYGTERSALFVALCILTWQLRVERRVDVSAVARKLRSQRTNTIDTVLQYEFLHRAILNYAELHNLLDDS